In one Mucilaginibacter ginsenosidivorax genomic region, the following are encoded:
- a CDS encoding PAS domain-containing protein: MYHPQKSRFITLVSLFTILAGVLVVCGWLLNIDALKTLVPQYVAVKFSTALCLSFLGLATLLLQQPPKKHVSPVVIALSLIVALIGLFGLLQYLLQFHIATDKLFVKGNDIITGANYTYNSYTTINSSICTLLLGFAFLLIVTKRRKMQLMGQYMLHAVTLISTVAIIGYLYGLSLFYNFSYVSSMPVPTALLFFGISIAASLLHPQYGLTNLFTGNRVGNQMARKLFLPLELIFIVLGFLRFKTQYNHLVTLEVSIYMLTLIMLGICLTVVAVTAIWLNRIDEKRSAAENEVISINSSLEKRVAERSVELTALVDKLGESERRYRLLIEHASDAIYVLNFENNFTEVNASMCKMTGYAREELLQLNLINLLEPEHLKADPIILRPDELTEATIKERRFLKKDGTVFDVEVNVKKFSDDRILVIARDITARKAMETELRLAELKFRTLAEKSMVGIYIIQKGRFTYVNPRFAQVFGYSQDELVNAPSAAMVVSEQHRDIAIEHIRARLEGEIDSIDYEAIGQRADGSLNWVEFYGNMVTINGEPTIIGSMIDITERKEAEELLRQSELKYKLLFDSNPLPMWMISKDDLSIIAANKAASRHYGYTIDEFLQMNARDIRIEEDWSALVDSFNKNTSDSGDQGIFKHQKKDGSVINVQIITQDIVFNGRPVRLSLANDITEKIKSEELLRKSEANLQTILNTTDSAYALFDKNLRVLAYNTMAARLVKTQYAIGQEEAHLPPDYFPIERFPQFEKFAGQVLTGHHVNYEIDYRQPNGDMTWYHVRLLPIIDSNDLILGLMISLYDITERKNAESDLKAAYERIHDQINRIKTMAWKQSHFMRSPVANLKGLAAMLKDDPGDATALSYIMVELDRLDTVIIEMANDAAIHED; encoded by the coding sequence ATGTACCATCCTCAAAAAAGCAGATTTATAACCCTTGTAAGCTTGTTCACCATATTGGCAGGTGTATTGGTTGTATGCGGATGGCTTTTGAATATTGATGCACTTAAAACACTTGTTCCTCAATATGTAGCAGTAAAATTCAGCACTGCACTTTGCCTTAGTTTCCTGGGCTTAGCTACTTTATTATTACAACAACCGCCAAAAAAACATGTCAGCCCTGTTGTTATTGCGCTATCATTAATCGTTGCATTAATTGGGTTGTTTGGGCTGCTGCAATATCTGTTGCAGTTTCATATCGCTACCGATAAATTATTTGTTAAGGGTAACGATATCATAACCGGTGCCAACTACACCTATAATAGCTACACAACTATAAATTCCTCCATTTGTACTTTATTGTTGGGTTTTGCCTTTTTGCTTATAGTAACTAAGCGAAGGAAAATGCAACTAATGGGGCAATATATGTTGCATGCTGTTACCCTTATTTCAACAGTTGCTATTATCGGTTATTTATACGGTTTATCTCTCTTTTATAACTTCAGCTATGTAAGCTCTATGCCGGTGCCTACGGCGTTATTGTTTTTTGGAATTTCGATAGCCGCTTCGCTTTTACATCCTCAATATGGCCTTACTAATTTGTTTACCGGTAACAGGGTGGGTAATCAAATGGCACGTAAGTTATTTTTACCATTGGAGCTGATATTTATTGTTTTAGGTTTCCTGAGGTTTAAAACGCAGTATAACCACCTGGTTACACTTGAGGTTAGCATATATATGCTAACACTCATTATGCTTGGCATTTGCCTTACCGTAGTTGCTGTTACTGCAATATGGCTTAACCGCATCGATGAAAAACGTTCTGCCGCAGAAAATGAAGTTATTTCCATTAACAGTTCGCTTGAAAAAAGGGTGGCAGAACGATCCGTTGAACTAACGGCGCTTGTAGATAAGCTGGGTGAAAGTGAACGCCGGTACCGCCTGCTTATTGAACACGCTTCAGATGCTATATATGTACTTAATTTCGAAAATAATTTTACCGAAGTTAATGCCAGCATGTGCAAAATGACAGGCTATGCGCGCGAAGAGCTTTTGCAGCTCAATTTAATAAATTTGCTTGAGCCCGAGCATCTGAAAGCTGACCCCATCATATTACGCCCGGATGAGTTGACCGAAGCTACTATTAAAGAACGCCGCTTTTTGAAGAAAGACGGTACTGTTTTCGACGTAGAAGTAAACGTAAAAAAGTTCTCAGATGACCGTATTTTGGTTATAGCACGTGACATTACCGCCCGTAAAGCAATGGAAACTGAACTACGCCTTGCCGAGCTGAAATTCAGAACACTGGCCGAAAAATCAATGGTGGGCATTTACATTATTCAAAAAGGCAGATTTACCTATGTAAACCCACGTTTTGCCCAGGTTTTTGGTTATAGCCAGGATGAACTTGTTAATGCCCCATCTGCAGCAATGGTTGTTAGCGAGCAACACAGGGACATCGCCATAGAGCACATCCGCGCACGCTTAGAAGGAGAGATTGACAGTATTGATTACGAGGCAATAGGCCAACGGGCCGATGGGTCATTAAACTGGGTAGAGTTTTATGGTAACATGGTGACGATTAATGGCGAGCCCACCATTATTGGATCGATGATAGACATAACGGAACGAAAAGAGGCCGAGGAGCTACTACGCCAATCTGAACTGAAATATAAATTGCTATTTGACAGCAACCCATTGCCTATGTGGATGATATCGAAAGATGATCTTTCGATAATTGCAGCAAATAAGGCCGCATCAAGGCATTACGGATATACTATTGATGAGTTTTTACAGATGAATGCCAGGGATATTAGAATTGAAGAAGATTGGAGCGCATTGGTTGATAGTTTTAATAAAAACACTTCAGACTCGGGAGATCAGGGTATTTTTAAGCACCAAAAGAAAGATGGATCTGTAATTAATGTTCAGATCATTACCCAGGATATTGTATTTAATGGTCGGCCGGTACGGCTATCATTAGCAAATGATATTACCGAAAAAATTAAATCGGAAGAGTTACTGCGAAAATCGGAAGCCAACTTGCAAACAATTTTAAATACCACCGATTCTGCTTATGCGCTGTTTGATAAAAATCTGCGTGTACTGGCATATAACACAATGGCAGCCAGGCTTGTAAAAACGCAATATGCTATAGGGCAGGAGGAAGCTCATTTGCCGCCAGATTATTTTCCCATTGAGCGGTTTCCGCAGTTTGAAAAATTTGCCGGCCAGGTATTAACCGGGCATCATGTAAATTATGAAATTGATTACCGGCAGCCCAATGGTGATATGACGTGGTATCACGTGAGGCTATTGCCAATTATAGACAGCAATGACCTGATATTAGGGCTGATGATATCGCTTTATGACATTACCGAAAGAAAAAATGCCGAAAGCGACTTGAAAGCTGCTTATGAGCGAATTCATGATCAAATAAATCGCATAAAAACAATGGCATGGAAACAATCTCATTTTATGCGCAGCCCTGTAGCCAATTTAAAAGGACTTGCGGCAATGCTTAAAGATGACCCGGGTGATGCTACCGCTTTATCGTATATTATGGTAGAACTTGATCGCCTGGATACCGTAATAATTGAAATGGCAAATGATGCAGCCATTCACGAGGATTAA
- a CDS encoding enoyl-CoA hydratase/isomerase family protein has translation MSAIDNGNVSSITSTNGTATISFYHPSQNSLPSHLLQKLTKSIQDAVADDAVKIIVLKSGGDRTFCAGASFDELMQIKDKEQGRKFFTGFADVINACRKSTKIVICRVQGKAVGGGVGLAAAADYCLATQFAAIKLSELAIGIGPFVISPAVVRKVGLAAFSQLTLRATEFQTAQWAKEKGLYNEVYEDIAALDFAVDELVNKLVSYNPVALAALKKLLWEGTNDWDSLLADRAAISGELVLSDFTQQALHSFSNPKK, from the coding sequence ATGTCGGCCATCGATAACGGAAATGTATCAAGCATAACAAGTACCAATGGTACGGCTACCATTAGTTTCTATCACCCGTCCCAAAATTCCCTTCCGTCTCATTTGCTGCAAAAACTTACCAAGAGCATTCAGGACGCAGTTGCCGATGACGCTGTGAAAATTATTGTATTAAAAAGCGGGGGCGATCGTACATTTTGTGCCGGTGCCAGCTTTGATGAACTGATGCAGATAAAGGATAAGGAACAAGGTCGCAAATTTTTTACGGGCTTTGCCGATGTGATAAATGCGTGCCGTAAATCTACCAAAATAGTTATTTGCCGTGTGCAGGGGAAGGCCGTTGGGGGCGGGGTAGGCCTTGCCGCCGCTGCCGATTATTGCCTGGCTACTCAATTTGCTGCAATAAAGCTAAGTGAGCTTGCCATCGGGATAGGGCCGTTTGTAATTTCGCCGGCTGTGGTGCGCAAAGTTGGCTTGGCCGCATTTTCGCAGTTAACTCTCCGGGCAACTGAATTCCAAACCGCGCAATGGGCAAAAGAAAAAGGCTTGTACAACGAAGTTTATGAGGATATAGCCGCTCTCGATTTTGCCGTTGATGAATTGGTGAACAAACTTGTGTCATATAATCCCGTGGCCTTAGCTGCCCTAAAAAAGCTATTGTGGGAAGGAACCAACGATTGGGATTCGCTATTAGCTGATAGGGCGGCTATTAGCGGCGAATTGGTATTGTCTGATTTTACCCAGCAAGCACTTCATTCTTTTTCTAACCCAAAAAAATAA
- a CDS encoding PAS domain-containing sensor histidine kinase yields the protein MNPAKLTYDELLKGFRELQFQLDEANDTIDAIRNGQVDALIVKDDTGHQLYTLKTADQTYRVFIEKMNEGAVTLNTEGIILYSNSRFATMMNMPLERVIGLRFETFIPEISAERFNYMINNGWEEDCKGEILLVDKNGHLTPCLLSCTTLSLDEGLSLSLILTDLTTQKEAEWELKVKNDQLVAAQAETKKLNNELEDTVKERTKDLLISREHFKLLSDNIPQMSWTNLPDGEIDFFNQQWYNYTGLRFTETAGWGWQRVVHPDDLAVTIDKYVHSLKTGAVFEVENRYLRWDGKYRWHLNRAMPLKGDNGEIVFWVGTATDIEDQKQEMERKDEFIGVASHELKTPLTSLKGYIQLISGYNKEHVPPVVKQYIEKAGIAVNKLQRLVNDLLDVSKIHAGRLEYAIEEVHLRDLVATSLENAQHMYPQHEFENQATAPFKITGNAERLEQVVMNFINNAVKYSQLNKKIIIKTEANDSIVRLSVTDFGIGLSAGQIERIFERFYRVEDQKFMASGLGMGLYISTEIINNHNGKIGVESELGKGATFYFELPIIVG from the coding sequence ATGAATCCTGCTAAATTAACATACGACGAGTTATTAAAAGGCTTTCGGGAGCTTCAGTTTCAGTTGGATGAAGCCAATGATACTATTGATGCTATACGGAATGGACAGGTTGACGCACTTATTGTTAAAGATGATACCGGTCATCAATTATATACGCTTAAAACGGCCGACCAGACGTACCGTGTTTTTATCGAAAAAATGAACGAGGGGGCCGTCACCCTGAACACGGAAGGTATAATCCTTTACAGCAATTCGCGTTTTGCAACGATGATGAATATGCCTTTAGAGCGGGTAATTGGATTAAGGTTTGAAACTTTTATTCCCGAAATTTCTGCAGAAAGGTTTAATTACATGATTAATAATGGCTGGGAAGAAGATTGCAAAGGGGAGATATTGTTAGTAGATAAAAATGGCCATTTAACCCCTTGTTTACTGTCATGTACAACGCTCAGTCTCGACGAAGGGCTGTCACTTAGTTTGATTCTCACCGATTTAACGACGCAAAAAGAAGCCGAATGGGAACTCAAAGTAAAAAATGATCAGCTTGTTGCGGCACAGGCAGAAACCAAAAAACTGAATAACGAACTTGAGGATACAGTAAAAGAGCGTACCAAAGACCTGCTGATAAGCAGGGAGCATTTTAAACTGCTAAGCGATAATATTCCGCAGATGAGCTGGACAAACCTGCCCGACGGCGAAATTGATTTTTTTAACCAGCAATGGTATAATTACACAGGTTTACGATTTACCGAGACCGCAGGTTGGGGTTGGCAACGCGTAGTCCATCCGGATGATCTGGCGGTAACTATAGATAAATATGTGCACTCATTGAAAACGGGAGCTGTTTTTGAAGTAGAAAACCGTTATCTGCGCTGGGACGGAAAATACCGCTGGCATTTAAACAGGGCTATGCCATTGAAGGGTGATAACGGCGAAATTGTTTTTTGGGTAGGCACTGCTACTGATATTGAAGATCAGAAACAGGAAATGGAGCGCAAAGATGAATTTATAGGCGTGGCCAGCCATGAACTTAAAACACCGCTAACCAGCTTAAAAGGCTACATTCAGCTCATCAGTGGCTATAACAAGGAACACGTGCCGCCGGTTGTTAAACAATATATTGAAAAAGCCGGGATTGCTGTGAATAAATTACAGCGCCTGGTAAATGATTTACTCGATGTAAGCAAAATACACGCGGGAAGGCTTGAATACGCTATAGAAGAAGTTCACCTGCGCGATTTGGTTGCAACATCTCTGGAGAACGCCCAGCACATGTATCCCCAGCATGAGTTTGAAAACCAGGCGACTGCCCCTTTTAAAATTACAGGTAATGCTGAAAGATTGGAACAGGTGGTTATGAATTTTATAAACAATGCTGTGAAATACTCGCAGCTAAACAAAAAGATAATTATCAAAACCGAAGCTAATGACAGCATCGTGCGCCTATCCGTCACCGATTTTGGAATCGGGTTATCTGCCGGGCAGATTGAGCGTATTTTTGAACGCTTTTACCGGGTTGAAGACCAAAAATTCATGGCCAGCGGTCTCGGCATGGGGCTTTATATTAGTACCGAGATTATAAATAATCATAATGGCAAAATAGGGGTAGAGAGCGAATTGGGCAAAGGTGCAACCTTTTATTTTGAATTGCCAATTATAGTAGGGTAA
- a CDS encoding circadian clock KaiB family protein, which produces MSEQDQLPPLARNLNLDDGSVFQLRLFVAGASPNSTRAISNLKGICEQYLTGKYELEIIDVYQQPLIAESEQIIALPLLIKKAPGTERRLIGDMSNVARVLRGLGLYTDY; this is translated from the coding sequence ATGTCTGAACAAGATCAACTGCCACCTTTGGCCCGGAATTTAAACCTTGATGATGGGAGTGTTTTTCAGTTACGCTTGTTTGTAGCCGGAGCCTCGCCAAATTCAACGCGCGCTATATCCAATTTAAAGGGTATTTGCGAACAGTATTTGACCGGCAAATATGAATTGGAGATTATAGATGTTTACCAACAACCGTTAATTGCCGAAAGTGAACAGATTATTGCCCTGCCGCTGCTAATTAAAAAGGCGCCGGGTACCGAGCGCAGGTTAATAGGCGATATGAGTAATGTCGCCAGGGTACTTCGTGGCCTTGGTTTATATACTGATTATTAA
- a CDS encoding circadian clock KaiB family protein — translation MEDETVKYELRLYVAGKTAKSVAALANLKKYCEEYLKDQYTIEVIDLLVQPQLAEGDQIFAIPTLVRKVPEPIRKIIGDLSNEEKVLVGLNIRPR, via the coding sequence ATGGAAGACGAAACAGTAAAATATGAATTGAGGTTGTACGTTGCCGGTAAAACAGCCAAATCTGTAGCAGCACTTGCCAACCTTAAAAAATATTGCGAAGAATATTTAAAAGACCAGTATACCATTGAGGTAATAGATTTGTTGGTACAACCCCAACTTGCAGAGGGCGACCAAATATTTGCAATACCCACCCTGGTAAGAAAGGTGCCTGAGCCTATCAGGAAAATAATTGGCGATTTATCCAACGAAGAAAAAGTGCTGGTAGGTTTAAATATCAGGCCACGCTAA
- the kaiC gene encoding circadian clock protein KaiC yields the protein MSKVKKEEKPNFPSLPKSQTGITGLDEITGGGLPQGRPTLICGEAGCGKTLMSLEFIVRGATEFNEPGIFMAFEEKAEELAMNVASLGFDLNKLQTDNMVKIDHVHIDRSEIEETGEYDLEGLFIRLGYSIDSIGAKRVVLDTLENLFSGLTDQTILRAELRRLFNFLKSKGVTAIITGEKGEGPSLTRQGLEEYVSDCVILLDHRVINQISTRRLRVIKYRGSQHGTNEYPFLIDEDGISVLPVTSLKLGKDVSSQRVSSGIPALDSMLGGHGFFKGSSILVSGTAGTGKTSIAAYFANETCNGGKRCLYFAFEESPKQIIRNMKSINVDMQKHVDNNLLQFYASRPTLYGLEMHLVAIYKLIKRFKPAAVILDPITNLITVGSVSEVKSMLIRLIDFLQEEQITVMFTALTLNTIISDQTDEGVSSLVDAWLLVRDIEYNGERNRGMYIMKSRGMKHSNQVREFVITDNGLDLVDVYLGPEGVLTGSAREAEKLKEKTGLALRDFAVSRKDKEIMRKRMMLESKINSLKAEFESVEDELNKIYLEEELKQQIIEKNREEITRMRRGTTGADKNKS from the coding sequence ATGAGTAAAGTAAAAAAAGAAGAAAAGCCAAATTTCCCCTCGTTACCTAAAAGTCAAACGGGTATAACAGGTTTAGATGAAATAACCGGTGGCGGGCTACCCCAGGGCAGACCAACGCTAATATGCGGCGAAGCGGGCTGCGGTAAAACGCTAATGTCGCTTGAGTTTATCGTTCGCGGTGCAACAGAGTTTAATGAACCTGGAATTTTTATGGCGTTTGAGGAAAAGGCCGAGGAATTGGCTATGAATGTAGCTTCGTTAGGTTTTGATCTGAATAAGCTGCAAACTGATAATATGGTAAAAATTGATCATGTTCATATTGACCGTAGCGAGATTGAAGAAACCGGCGAATATGACCTGGAAGGGCTGTTTATAAGGCTGGGCTATTCTATTGATTCAATTGGTGCAAAAAGGGTAGTGTTAGATACACTTGAGAATTTATTTTCGGGCTTAACAGATCAAACTATACTTCGTGCAGAACTGCGCCGGCTATTTAACTTTTTAAAAAGTAAAGGTGTTACAGCCATAATAACCGGCGAAAAAGGTGAAGGACCATCTTTAACCCGGCAGGGCCTGGAAGAGTATGTTTCTGACTGCGTTATCCTGCTTGACCATCGCGTTATCAATCAAATTTCTACCCGCAGATTAAGGGTAATTAAATACCGCGGCTCGCAACATGGAACTAACGAATATCCTTTTTTAATTGACGAGGATGGAATTTCGGTATTGCCGGTTACGTCTTTAAAACTGGGAAAAGACGTATCGTCGCAAAGAGTATCTTCTGGTATTCCGGCACTTGATAGTATGCTTGGCGGGCATGGTTTTTTTAAAGGTAGCAGTATTTTGGTATCGGGCACAGCTGGTACCGGCAAAACCAGCATAGCGGCATACTTTGCCAATGAAACGTGTAATGGTGGCAAAAGATGCCTGTATTTTGCTTTCGAGGAGTCGCCAAAACAAATTATCAGGAATATGAAATCTATCAATGTGGATATGCAAAAACACGTTGACAATAACCTGCTGCAATTTTATGCATCAAGACCCACCTTATATGGCCTTGAAATGCATCTGGTAGCTATTTATAAACTCATTAAAAGATTTAAACCCGCTGCCGTTATTCTCGATCCAATAACCAACCTTATCACCGTTGGCTCGGTAAGCGAAGTGAAATCGATGCTGATAAGGCTGATAGATTTTTTGCAGGAGGAACAAATTACGGTAATGTTTACGGCGCTAACCCTTAATACAATTATAAGCGACCAAACCGACGAAGGTGTATCCTCGCTTGTTGATGCCTGGCTGTTGGTGCGCGATATTGAGTACAACGGTGAACGGAACAGGGGAATGTATATCATGAAATCTCGTGGAATGAAACATAGTAACCAGGTGCGTGAATTTGTTATTACCGATAACGGGCTGGACCTGGTTGATGTATACCTTGGGCCTGAAGGCGTACTTACCGGATCGGCGCGTGAAGCCGAGAAACTAAAAGAAAAAACCGGGCTTGCGCTAAGAGATTTCGCCGTATCGCGTAAAGACAAAGAGATTATGCGTAAACGAATGATGCTGGAATCAAAAATAAACAGCTTAAAGGCCGAATTTGAATCGGTTGAAGATGAGCTGAATAAAATTTATTTGGAGGAAGAATTAAAGCAGCAGATAATAGAGAAAAACCGGGAAGAGATTACGAGGATGCGCAGGGGTACTACTGGTGCTGATAAAAATAAAAGTTAA
- a CDS encoding PAS domain-containing protein — protein sequence MTNTTEQSFLNNENIFRILIEESPSPVGLYIGQDMVIKIANKSIIKIFAKGDDVVGKRYFDLLPELKTQPVFDILNNVYHTGVAYEATEARVDIVVNGSLETFYFNFVFTPIKNSNGQVWGVLNTAADVTELVLTRLKLKESEERKQFTLHAAEIGTWDLYPPQQIVIWDDRCKELCGFLAGEEVTYNDIFRHIHPEDEFRVREAVQNAYNPLSDGNYDITFRTINRDGSLKHWIQCKGKAYFGLDNQLWRFAGIIIDVTREQLDRQEQRKLIALVENTADTIVLSGDSADVTYINKAGINLLGINNDAEAPTSGLAYFHENDRQIVTNKILPAIQQNGEWSGEIRYRHFETGEAIPVYINSFSINDGFTDKPIGMATVARDLRPEKNAYNEQYKLLTLIDHSSDFVSLSDLDGNVSYVNAAGRLMLGIKSQQELERHNSEYLVQSELVKLANNVNKGLMKDGKWSGEINFRHFETGEAIPVYGTTMLVYDSVTGKPQGRATIARDMRREIADRQELNEQIRQFEFVTDFMPVQLWTASADGDIDYVNRRTTDYFGTGQEQLIGTSWLSLVHPEDTEGCVAAWTLSVKTGNIYQYEFRLLDKNRVYKWHLAQALPFVNDGKIVKWFGTNTDIDEQKQLQRQKDDFLGIASHELKTPVTSIKAYAQVLGAMLTREGETKKAEMVARMDAQVNRLTNLIGDLLDVTKINSGRLQFNKVWFDFNQAVKETMDDLQHTTKKHKLVADFTETGHIYSDKDRISQVITNLITNAIKYSPHTDQIIISTRLKNNEAIACVQDFGIGIPDNKKDRVFEQFYRVSGDKQHTFPGLGLGLYISSEIIKREGGRMWVNSVEGKGSTFCFALPVEGNEQ from the coding sequence ATGACCAACACTACAGAACAAAGTTTCCTAAATAACGAAAATATCTTTCGTATCCTCATAGAAGAGTCGCCAAGCCCGGTTGGTTTATATATAGGGCAAGATATGGTGATAAAAATTGCCAACAAATCCATTATCAAAATATTTGCAAAAGGCGATGATGTTGTTGGCAAACGTTATTTTGATTTATTGCCAGAGCTAAAAACACAGCCCGTTTTTGATATTCTTAATAATGTTTACCATACAGGGGTAGCTTACGAGGCAACAGAAGCGCGGGTTGATATTGTTGTAAATGGAAGCCTTGAAACATTTTACTTTAATTTTGTATTTACGCCGATAAAGAATAGCAACGGCCAGGTTTGGGGAGTTTTAAATACGGCTGCAGATGTTACGGAACTGGTATTAACCCGCCTAAAATTAAAAGAAAGCGAAGAACGTAAACAATTTACCTTACACGCTGCCGAAATAGGCACCTGGGATCTTTATCCACCCCAACAAATTGTGATTTGGGACGACCGCTGCAAAGAATTGTGTGGTTTTTTGGCAGGCGAGGAAGTAACGTATAACGATATTTTCAGGCACATCCATCCTGAAGATGAGTTTAGGGTTAGGGAGGCTGTCCAGAATGCGTACAATCCGCTGTCTGACGGTAATTACGATATAACATTCAGAACAATAAACCGGGATGGGAGCCTGAAGCATTGGATTCAATGTAAAGGCAAGGCTTATTTCGGACTGGATAACCAGCTTTGGCGTTTTGCCGGCATCATAATAGACGTTACCCGCGAGCAATTAGATAGACAAGAGCAACGAAAGTTGATAGCGCTGGTTGAAAACACCGCCGATACCATTGTACTCAGCGGCGATTCTGCCGATGTTACTTATATAAATAAGGCAGGTATCAATTTATTGGGTATAAATAATGATGCGGAAGCACCAACATCAGGCCTTGCTTATTTTCATGAAAATGACAGGCAAATTGTAACCAATAAAATATTACCTGCTATACAGCAAAACGGTGAATGGAGCGGCGAGATAAGATACAGGCATTTTGAAACAGGCGAAGCTATACCTGTATACATCAATTCGTTTAGTATCAATGATGGCTTTACAGATAAACCTATTGGTATGGCAACCGTTGCCCGCGATCTGAGGCCCGAAAAGAATGCCTATAATGAACAATACAAATTATTAACACTGATTGATCACAGCTCTGATTTTGTAAGCCTGTCCGATCTGGATGGCAATGTAAGTTATGTTAATGCTGCGGGGAGGCTTATGTTAGGCATAAAAAGCCAGCAGGAACTTGAGCGACATAATAGCGAATATTTAGTACAGTCGGAATTAGTTAAATTGGCCAATAACGTAAACAAGGGCCTGATGAAAGATGGCAAATGGTCGGGCGAGATCAATTTTAGACATTTTGAAACTGGCGAGGCAATCCCTGTTTACGGAACCACCATGCTGGTTTATGATTCGGTTACCGGTAAACCGCAAGGCCGCGCAACAATAGCGCGCGATATGCGCCGCGAAATTGCCGACAGGCAAGAACTGAACGAACAAATCAGGCAGTTTGAGTTTGTTACCGATTTTATGCCTGTACAATTATGGACAGCCAGTGCCGATGGTGATATTGATTATGTAAACCGGCGCACTACAGACTATTTTGGAACAGGCCAGGAACAGCTAATTGGTACATCGTGGCTAAGCCTGGTACATCCCGAAGATACCGAGGGATGTGTAGCCGCCTGGACATTATCTGTTAAAACCGGAAACATATACCAATACGAGTTTAGATTGCTCGATAAAAACCGGGTTTATAAATGGCACCTTGCACAGGCCTTGCCTTTTGTTAACGACGGAAAGATTGTGAAATGGTTTGGCACCAATACTGATATAGATGAGCAAAAGCAACTACAGCGTCAAAAAGACGATTTTTTAGGCATCGCAAGTCATGAGTTGAAAACGCCGGTAACCAGCATAAAAGCTTACGCGCAGGTGCTGGGTGCAATGCTTACCCGGGAGGGAGAAACAAAAAAGGCCGAAATGGTAGCAAGAATGGATGCCCAGGTAAACCGGCTTACTAATTTAATAGGCGATTTGCTGGATGTTACCAAAATAAACTCGGGCAGGTTACAATTTAATAAAGTATGGTTTGATTTTAACCAGGCAGTAAAAGAAACGATGGATGATTTGCAGCACACCACAAAAAAGCATAAGCTGGTGGCAGATTTTACCGAAACCGGCCATATTTACTCGGATAAAGACCGCATAAGTCAGGTAATCACCAACCTGATAACTAACGCGATAAAATATTCGCCACATACTGATCAGATAATTATAAGCACCCGGTTAAAAAACAACGAAGCTATTGCTTGTGTGCAGGATTTTGGCATAGGCATACCCGATAATAAAAAAGACAGGGTATTTGAACAATTTTACAGAGTTAGTGGCGACAAGCAACATACCTTCCCCGGTTTGGGATTAGGATTATATATCTCGTCGGAAATAATTAAACGTGAAGGTGGCCGAATGTGGGTAAACAGCGTTGAAGGAAAAGGATCTACTTTTTGTTTTGCTTTACCCGTTGAGGGGAATGAGCAATAA
- a CDS encoding ferritin-like domain-containing protein produces the protein MGVLQHIQHQISALNDLIKINNDRIAGYQKASDDSTDNDLVLLFNEYVDQSKSNVTELKEYILFLGGQPTDGTTLSGKFYHTWINLKAVLINKDRQGILADCEYGEDVIIKAYRKAQDDKELIWEDDKVVNLLAWQLEGFKTSHRTIKALREAVNI, from the coding sequence ATGGGAGTATTACAACATATCCAGCATCAGATCTCGGCACTTAACGATCTGATCAAAATAAATAACGACCGCATTGCCGGTTATCAGAAAGCGTCGGACGATTCGACAGACAATGACCTGGTTTTGCTCTTCAACGAATATGTTGATCAAAGTAAAAGTAATGTAACCGAGTTAAAAGAATATATACTGTTTTTAGGCGGACAACCAACTGATGGAACTACATTATCAGGCAAATTTTATCACACCTGGATTAACCTGAAAGCTGTACTTATTAATAAAGACAGGCAGGGCATATTGGCGGATTGCGAATACGGCGAAGATGTAATCATCAAGGCATACAGAAAAGCGCAGGACGATAAGGAACTTATTTGGGAAGATGATAAAGTTGTAAATCTTTTGGCTTGGCAGCTGGAGGGTTTTAAAACATCACACCGAACTATTAAGGCATTACGTGAAGCTGTAAATATTTAA